In the Pectinophora gossypiella chromosome 24, ilPecGoss1.1, whole genome shotgun sequence genome, ACCCCATGCTTCTTTTTGTAGGTGATACCAAAGACCATCACTTGTTAAGAACCTGATACACCAAGGGGACCAAAAAGGgaacatcaaagcaattcatctcaaaagcaatattgcaatttgacattagctcatataaaagtaagtgcgcaatgtggacaaatgtcaaatagcaaaattgcttttcttttttaatctaATTGAATTGCATtactgtggcctttttagccccccagtTACACAAATCATTTTCATTGAATTCTTTGTTATGCTAGTCAGTTTAGAGTTCTCTTGTTTATTTATGTGTAtacttagtaagtatatttaatttatgtatgtatatgtggtCTTCATACACTTAAATGTTATGAAATTATATTCTATAAACAGTGTAACTAGGATCTAGTATAGCATTCTAGATCAAGGCCTTTCAACCTATGTGGTGCTTGTAAATGGTAATTATTTGCAAATAATCAGTAAACTAGGCTTCCGAAAGcagaatttaatattttactttaagctAGTAGGTATGTACTGTAAAAGAGCCAATTAGTAtgttctttattgcacaagcaATATAAAATAGATATCTATTTTTCAAAACAAACACAACAAAATTTTTATAGATAGTAGTAATTTTTggggaaatattataatagtttgtattgactaaaaataaaataataaatatttcgcgatattagtaatattaaaaaaataaataccactcatcaattaaataaatacaggaatgtaaaaccttttttatagtttcaaaattttggttcatttaaaaaaaaaaaaccaactagtatcttcttttttttttactatgcaCAGATTTGTTATAAGTAAAGTGTCAGGTAGAGTGTGTCCTCCAACGAGGACAGCTACTCATAATTAGCTAAGCTATGACCATTTATTCTTCTGAATGCTCTAGTATATCTTTTCTTTTGAGTTGTTTCCTATAAATTTGATTGATAAGCTGGATTGGCAGTTCATTGGGATGTTTTTTCAGCCTTGCTAGTGCAACTATCTAACTAGCTAGCTAACTATCAAAGTTTAAGACTGAACCCGTTGATGTtatgattaattttaaaaaatacagttttctGCAGTTTTAGTTTTTGTATTTGCTCTCTTGTTATTTGTTGTGTTTATGTCCAATAAAGTGTTTTGCATTGTAGTACTTTTaagagagaaaaaatataaatagatctCACCATTCAGTGTTGACAATGTTGACATCTAGTTCATacattatacaaaaaatatttttatttctctctAAAACAGAAGCCTTAATCAAGgcctaatttatatttttcgagCCTccattagatattttttttactaggcTTGCCTGGTTAATAGTGGGTATACAAGGAAGTAAGAGTCCCCCTCCCCCCTGCTGCAGTCCACTTGGTCAATGGAGAATGGCAATGACCATACCATAAATTTACTTACTTGTATAGTCTGTAGTATGGCAAACTTATTTATCCATACAAtcattgcattgtattgtattgtatatccaACAGCCTATATGCCTCTTCCATTTTGCAACATCTGTTCTGGTCCTGCGTAAATAATATGGACCCTGTCGGCGtggccgacgatttccctcattcagcgcttatcggtaTCGACCCatggttgattaattctttcaaatataatcttcccaggcgatgccctgagccgaggttcgcgcccaactgggcaccgccaagcctgttgtcttaaattttgtaccgggtgagcccTCCGCATTCGTCCgcacaagtagttaatgctatgtcatcatcatcaccatgtcgtccaaaccgtatccggcgacggcgactcctaaatatctatcccgggtcgttgttgttgTTAATGCTATGTACCTAGTTAACATGATGTTTCCATATGTGCAGTCAAGTTGGCGAAGGCACGCAGGGGTATGATCAAGGAGAAGGAGAAGGGCGGAGGCGCCCGGCTCAAGGACGAGCCCAGCGACCCCGCCGAACCAGGTGAGCAATTAgtattcacatacatacatacatgcatcatcatcaatttcagagccacgctcttatccgtgtagcattctccatgctacatttttagggaaaaatagggcagtggttttcctcttgccttccgccccgcagtactctgacgcgagtggaatggcgcccagagtaaacttatttcaaagccgtactaggactcctgttctccgcctctgaatagtactgacagttactgctgccctctgatAGGTTCCAGAtcacagtccctgtgacttgccccttccacacatgcacaaaattttaaataaaaaaataaaatgtgctGACTTCGTTTACATCATTAACAGTTGCCTATAGATATTCCCGGCATCCTCTAACGTTTACATTATCACTATGCAGTACCAACTTAGGATTACATCATCCCTTATCCAGAGTTTGAACGTGAAATCTCTTCAACTGGATATATTTTTCGATTCGCAGCGGGCTCTCAAGAGCAAGCTGACAGAACACTCTCCATTTTAAAATTCTTATTAGTATAGcttctttgttttttgtacGAACTTGTGCAATAATTCTATattatgatataaatataacacatacataaacttacggcTATTTTCCACCGAGGTAAccacagactatggaattccaattgcttcgatcctgacgcacttctcttgcttcctccacattcatcagtcgtttcatacacgcacgccggttctgaatagatcgtactgaaccttttctaacgaTATgtacatccattaaataaataaataaaacattacattCTGAATTTGTGTGAATTtctaacataacacaaactcaCGAGTATAGGCCAATGAGGTCCATAACCACATCCATCGCGCACATTGGTCATCCACGTCCAtcaaaagatgaactaagtacccacaccttacctaggtttttgttagaccaacgtataatgttcgagccaactCGAGTTATTAGTCCTATGATTTTATGTGGACTTTTCCATTCAGTTTCTAGTCAATAGGTTATTAGAACTATAAGTAGGTAGAAAAATACTTGGAGCCACTTGATAGAATGTTGTTTGAAGACCTAAGATAGATGtgatacataaataacataaacagcctatatatgtgccactgctgggcacaggcttcccctcaatcaaccggagagcgtatggagcatactccacctcgctgcttcactgcgggttggtggaggtatttgggatAGTAGCCCAGGACCAATGGTTTAGCGTGCTtgccgaagcatggaatcatcttacttttttggacaattaggtgattcaagcctgcaatgtccttatcaaacgaaggacagtcttacaaaatgatttcgacaatgtccccatcgggaatcgaacccgaacctccagatcgtgagcccgctctaaccactagagctCCGTGCTGTGCGTTGGCTGTTGTGATGGATGCGGTGGCATAGATGCGATGATGTTtctaatttacttataaataactgTTCTTCATTTTGACACATAAAGTAGCTGTCGAagattatgtaataatttagtaGTTTATCATTCAAATACCTACTGTCTCAATGCAATACAATAATGGAGAAAGTACAATCCGATCGAGCATGAAATCAATTCAtctcattttttattaaatacgtTTTACAATCGCAATTTCGTATCTCACATTCATAAATGCGTTTATTTTATcgacataatttaaaaaagtcacTGGTGTTGattgtagtacagtcatgagcaatatcatgtaggtacccactgtaggactctgtcgcactaacatatttgacatttagtgagacttacagtccaatttgtcaaaaaagttaatgtgacatggtaccaaagtgtatacatattaatgctcgtgaccgtacacacagtctaagtttattttaagttatacctgccattttcttatccgctaaaaaagtaagggacgggtaatccgcttgatatcaactcagaatcatggtctgaatcatccctctcaatattcggtacgatgtcactgacatccAGTATTATGTATGCAGCAAGAATAAGGTATTTGACTGGGAcaaagatgaattataaaatgctaatctagaaattgaATTACGAATTGAGTAAGATGGTTGTCCGCttatattgatgacgtcacacacacagtatTGCCGTGCCAAATCAACAGAAAatgttcgttttgacgtttcgtaaaaactaTATCATTTGACTAAGGTGtataataaacagcctatttaggTGTTCGAGCCTTCGGCTTGACCCACTGTGAGATAACCCTTTTGAGACATCAGGGTCAAATCAAACTACTAGATGGTAGTTTATCGTGGAATCATACGGGTGAATCCGCTTCCGGCGGCGAGTCAGCGCAGTGGCAGGGAACGTCAGTTTAATTCCTCAGTACAAGTTTGAATTGATGCGAGAAGGCTGAAAAGCCGGCAAGTAAATTAATATGTGGGTCAAGCCTTACAGCTGAAACCTAAATATACGTTTTTTACCCTTCGGGGGAAAAACGGTTCTATTTAGGTGTTCGAGCCTTCGGCTTGACCCATTGTGAGATGTTTAATATCTGCCGGTGCTGATTCTGCGTACTGTGACTTAAATGATTATTAGATTTAGATTCAGTTGACAGGAGTAATTGAAATGCATCATGAATAGTAAAGTACATGATATAAGTTTAATCAACAAATTAGGTAACAAAagtacttagtacttagtagtgCTTAGTACCAACTAGTATTGTATGGCTATACAAGGAAATTAGTACCCCACactaaaacaaacattttccaCGCAAATTCAATAGAAAAGTTTCGACTAAGTAGAAGAgtcatttgactaagttataaaaaacatatagaaCAGCTGTTGAAGTCTCAGTACAAAGATGAGCTGGCAGTTTTTAATTTTGCTAAAGAACTAGGTGCCTATGCGCAGGACGAAAGGCGGGGGATGAGGGGAATGCGTAATAGGCCAATAACAATTGACGAGAGCCCAGTTTCTGTTGTGAATGTAATGTTCTTTGCTCCATGGCTGAAGCCGAAAGGTGTCATCTTGCATCTTTCTAACATTTTTtagatttataattatttatgtttactttCGGGTTGGGAAGTCAGATTAGCCGTTGCTCCTATAAAACCCAGACCTGTTCTTCCAAACCTGGCCAGACCTTCGGGTTAGGTAGACCGGAATAAAACAGGCATATCCCCTCGGAAGAACTTCTTTCGGTGCCGATTCCTAGGTTAGAAGATGTTTgtagttaattatttatgttcacCCACCAGGCCACGGTTCACGGCCGCCGTCAGCGTCGCTGCCGACCCCGGCGGCGCTGAAGAAGGAGCCAGATGAACCACAGCACAGGGTCAAAATGGAACCCCACAGCCAGTCTGGTGGCGACGACCCTTCAGCCGACCTCGGCGTCGACGGGATAAAGACAGAAATTGACGGACTAATGGAGAATGACGGTAAGAGTTAttactcataacataacataagctcacgactatataccactTGGGGTAgccggaggtacatccatcgcaagatgaaagaaatatccacacctcaccgagctttctcttcgaccaacgtgacaggtagagagccgtatcgccgtccataacggtcgagccaactcgTGTTATTAGTCCTCGAGTTTATATAGATTTTTCCACTCAGCTTATATTTTCTTGAATTTGGAAGAAAGGTCATCAGCTGAATTATTCGTTTAAGAAGATATTCATTTgctgaaaaagaagaaaagctCAAAAGGTCAACGAAGTCTGCAAATTCAACGCAATATCCTGAAGATTCTCGCCCATTTGGCACGCTTTTCCATTGCAGGTTTCAAATCGTGAGTATGACCATTATCTTTTTCATAATTTACTCAATTACTAACAGAAGATGTCTTTGAACAGGTGATCCGACTAAGTCCCCATCCTGTGAGATGGGAGGGCCTGGTTCGTTGAAGTCGGAACGCCTTTCTTCAGACTCCAACGACATATTGGATCCACAGACTGGCCTTCGTGGGTCTACAGGAAACATGCAGGTCAGTGTTTTCATATAAAGTTGATGAATGGATCGgtaactgtatttttttctacattCTTAATTTCTTCCGATTTTGGTTTGACTACTCAAATAGTGCCGTTCTTCACTTACGGTAAGCTCAAGAAAGAGATACCGCTAATGTTAAAAGTATAAGAAATTTGGCCCGAATCGACATCATTATTGTAACATGGTTAAACTAAGACGTCATGTAATGCGCACGCGATCGTCAATTAGGTATCGATAGCTTGCATCTTGcgtagaaagagaaaaaacattgGCAAATGCGACGTTGCCGCCCGCTGGACGCAGTTTTGGTTCTTTCTAGATATACTCAACTATTCCTTAGAATTAGGGGTTCAACTAATTCTGGCGAATTCTCATTTTAACTAATCATTCCAATATTTTTATCCTCAACAGGATGGCAACCAAAACTGTCGCAACCCAAACGGAGGCCCCGAAAATATGGGTTCCTGTCGTATGGGCAATACGGGTGGCATGGGGCCTGGCGTGTCAATGGGGCCTATGTCAGCCAGTGAGGCGCAGACCCTGCCTTCTAACGTCATCAGCAAACAGGCTGGCAGTATGGAGGTAGTATTCGACTATtcttagttttattttgtttaaaaatatattgagtTAGTGTCGGTTTCGGCGAGTTTCAGCGCTAAATTTATGTTTCGATTCGGCAGAAAATCCGCCGAAACTACGATGGAAACCGGTACTATGTTCGTAAGCTTTCGTGCGGTCTTTAGGAGCGATCAGCGTAGTGAAGGATAACGAGTGGAATTCAAATCTGACACTGACCAGAAAGTAGTTGATGCAGTTGAATGTAGAcaagaaaattaataaatttaaataaactatttaacatTGGTACTTCCATTAGtcgatttatatttaaatatcgaGCATCGTCCAATTTTGGTCTAAAGCTGCTCTGTCCTAAAGATGTCCGGTACCCTTTGGATCATCTGGATAACTGTGCCATTCCATCAGATGATCCGAAAGAGTCCTGAATGATAAATGACCTCACATGCCGAACTCCTATAAGATAACTGTAATCCATAATCTCCTCCCAGCAGCAAAGCCAGATCTTCGTGTTTTCGACGCTGCTGGCTAACAAAGGCGCGGAGTCCGTCATATCTGGGCAACATCACTCCATTATCGCATACCATTGCGCGCAGCCTGGCACTAAGAAATATCTTGAGGTATGTTGAATACAGAAGGGTCGTACCTTCTTTCTTTAAACCGGGCGTATTTTGGCCGCCTTTTCGTACGGATTTGTCTCGTGGTAGCACACGTACGAACACGCAGAAACAAATCCAACCTTCCAAGTAACATGAGATTGCGCACACTGGACCCCTTGTTTACGTACGATAAAAATTCATACCCATTATCTTTTCACAAACTTAAATGCCTGTCATTTCATATGGTCATTCAAACTGTCATAGCATTAACAAAATGTAACTTTTACAGAAGCACCCCCTCAAAATGGGCCAATTCAACAAACAAAGCCCTGCACAGTGGCTCAACAATCTTGCCATGGCCAAGACCCGCGGTGGCATGCGCGGCGGTCCCAACATGATGGGAGGCCCCAACCAAATGGGTCACATGATGGGTGGGCCAATGGGGCCCAACATGGGACCTATGGGTCACGCTGGCATGGGTCACATGGGGCCTAATATGATGGGTCCAAATAGAATGGGTGGGCCCGGCAaccagatgatgatgatgaaaggtgGACCCGGACAGATGGGGCAGATGGGTCCGGGGATGGGCCCGATGGATGGGTTTCCAGGGGGCACCCCGTCCTGTGGTGTCATGGACGGCCTCGGTGCTGATGGTGAAATGCCCTGGGACACCGTAAGTTTCTTTTTCTAATAACAAGATAGTACTTCAAAATTTTCAGAAAGATAAATATAAGTGCATAAGTGTACAAAAATGTCATTATTGTTCATCACTTgaaataaaactatttctaATGTTTTATGGAATCTAGCTAACTagttatttcaaattaaatatattagaaaaaatataaattattcattatatattataaaaggacgccacatactaGACTAGACTGAGTATTttaccttttataaaaaaacaaaagactatTATTAAATCTACTTTTTATTACAGAAAAACCCCTCCGTAATGGCGAATGGCATGCCGAATGGGTGTGGGCCGATGCCGCCGTGTTCAGAAGGCGGGCCCGCGCCCTCTGACCCGGCAACCAGCGGCCCGCCCGATACTAATACGTCGTCTGAACCTTGCCAGCAGGGACCTAAAGGTAGTTTTGTCAGCGAGCCAAGTAGAGCTATCATCTATACAAATGCATTAACCTCTTATAGCAATATCAAGTACAAAATCTTTGCAAAATTATGAGCAGGCTAAAACTTTTTGGTGAAAACACTTAACACCACCCAAAGATTGGTGTTTTACTCATtactttatataattaataataaatacattttatatccaATCTTATTTCTTCACCTAGGTGTGAAAATACCGGACGAAAACCTCACACCGCAGCAGCGGCAACACCGCGAGGAACAATTGGCGACTATACGCAAAATGCAGCAGATGTTGTTCCCAGAGAGCGGGGGACCCAATCCCAACCAGGGCCCGAACGACAACAACCAGCCCCCCAACGACATCAACCCTCCAAACTCAAATGCAAACATGAACATGCCGTTCCCACCTATGTCCGGAATGGGCCCAAACGGACCCATGGGTTCAGGCCCAAATGGACCAATGGTGTCCATGCCTAACAGCATGAATTCCGGACCAAGTTGTACTATGTCCGGACCTATGGGTCCGAATGGACCTATGGGACCAAATGGACCAATGGGCCCAGGTCCAATGGGACCTGGCGGACCAATGGGCGGTCCGATGGGTGGTATGGGTGGGCCTGGTGGTATGGGGATGGGCGGACACGGTTCTATGGGGCCTAATGGCATGATGGGGCCTAACGGGCCGATGATGCCGGGTATGGGTCCTAATGGACCTATGGGTCCGATGGGGCCTTGTGGAATGAAGGGCATAAGAGGTCCTTGTGGCGGACCTGACATGAAAGGAGGGATGTGTACAGATATGCATATGGGAAGGGGTTGCGGAGGTCCTATGGGGGTGAGCCTAAATAtattaaagtattattttacGTAAGTAATGCATAGAAAGTTTTGTATAATATCTAATAATGTATTCTTTATATTGCAGCGAATGCCGAACCCTATGGGTGGAATGGGCGGGCCTAAACCTTGCATGATGGGTGGACCACATATGGGCCCCAGAATGATGCCAGGGCCTAATATAAATGCTATGAATGGTAAGTCAGATGGATACTTTTACACGTTTTGTAGTGATGAAAAACCGAACGACTTGTGATTTGTATGTAGGATATGACGAGATTGAATAAAAAACCCTAGTTTATAAAGTTTATTAGACGGAACTATAGAGTAAAATTTCATACAAACTGCCACCCCTTTTACTCCCTTAAGGGAtgaattttgcaaaatcccgtcttaatgAACATCTACGTCCTGAAAGGAACCTCCACGGGAAATTTGAGGTTCccagcacttgtagtttctgggatttcgtgatgagtgaatCAGTCAGTGATCTTTCGCCTTTATATGTTTAAATTCTAAGCCTATATCTGTCAATTGTAGGTGGTATAATGATGGATGGCGGGATGATGGGCGGCATGGTAGGACATGGTGACTGCGGGCCGGACCACCACTCCATGCCTAATGGGCCCATGTGCGACGAGTATGGACGTGGGCGCAATGTGAGTATAACAAGACTTTATTcacatttatacagggtgttagtcacatcgtaaagaaaattttgagggatgattcagactatggttttgaattgatattaagtgaatttaggaaacccacattctcaagaaatacgtttcggaactatgtgacctaaccatcAGGTTTTCCCTTTCGAGTTCGCTTCTGTGTAAAACCGcaccagtcaaatcttcaagttttATTTAGCACTTTTAACTGACAAAAACCGGCTGGCAGACGATTGAAACGATTTCGCGTTAGAACCGCGCAACCGTTCGTAAATCATGATACACTAGCCCGCTTTAATAGCGGTCGTAAACTTAAAAGAAGACAGTATTTTGAAGGTAAACACTCTATTCTCTATcttctcaatcaatcggaggaggTTTGAAGTATATATTACCAAATAACTCCACTTCAAGTTGATAAAATGTTTAAGTGTTCCATTTTGCGATTACAATTTACCTACAGTTTTTTTATCTACTTTACAAGCCAATTACTATGTCGGAACTTCGCTACACTTGCTATgacctaatctaatctagcctacaagatccgactgctgggcaaaggcctctctttcCTCTTTCCCTTTTTCGCGGTCCAGTAcatactccggccagtccctctgGCAAGCGTCCAAGAAGATGAAGATggaattgggccggacatgtttgtcgcatgcaccctgagcggtgggcacggatcgtcacgcattgggtgcctcatgatgggtacaggcgtcgtggtagacctcgaaagagatggcgtgacgacttggacttGCTATGACATTTGACAACACGAATTAACTAAATATCTAAAGGGTTATATACCAGGGAGGCCTCTGGTACGTTTGCagaagtttgtttgttttgataGCAATTCATAAGCCGTACAAAAGAGCTGCTATATTGTTTTAAAGGTTTGACAAAACAGGAGCAGGTTAGAAGCGGCACTTCATCATAAATTACTAGTAtctaaaatacatacaaaaaaatacaaaagatatATAACGTTATTCACCTGTAAGTTCCCCCCGCAGATGGGCCCGGGCGACCCTGGCG is a window encoding:
- the LOC126377817 gene encoding collagen alpha-1(I) chain isoform X4, which produces MIKEKEKGGGARLKDEPSDPAEPGHGSRPPSASLPTPAALKKEPDEPQHRVKMEPHSQSGGDDPSADLGVDGIKTEIDGLMENDGDPTKSPSCEMGGPGSLKSERLSSDSNDILDPQTGLRGSTGNMQDGNQNCRNPNGGPENMGSCRMGNTGGMGPGVSMGPMSASEAQTLPSNVISKQAGSMEQQSQIFVFSTLLANKGAESVISGQHHSIIAYHCAQPGTKKYLEKHPLKMGQFNKQSPAQWLNNLAMAKTRGGMRGGPNMMGGPNQMGHMMGGPMGPNMGPMGHAGMGHMGPNMMGPNRMGGPGNQMMMMKGGPGQMGQMGPGMGPMDGFPGGTPSCGVMDGLGADGEMPWDTKNPSVMANGMPNGCGPMPPCSEGGPAPSDPATSGPPDTNTSSEPCQQGPKGVKIPDENLTPQQRQHREEQLATIRKMQQMLFPESGGPNPNQGPNDNNQPPNDINPPNSNANMNMPFPPMSGMGPNGPMGSGPNGPMVSMPNSMNSGPSCTMSGPMGPNGPMGPNGPMGPGPMGPGGPMGGPMGGMGGPGGMGMGGHGSMGPNGMMGPNGPMMPGMGPNGPMGPMGPCGMKGIRGPCGGPDMKGGMCTDMHMGRGCGGPMGRMPNPMGGMGGPKPCMMGGPHMGPRMMPGPNINAMNGGIMMDGGMMGGMVGHGDCGPDHHSMPNGPMCDEYGRGRNMGPGDPGGLGPGMHKGGLRSPKSPATDIDWQKIHHQFFDDPKSMDNELSTQVKSPCSERGGCLPPPPYGASPLHRSASVPIATQSPGHGSVQMPMSAEASRAGSGLNSPAHCKPGGQKQDAPGQELTIQKQPNTSLKDNGPPSNSGGQTPQSSSNQKSPAGMMPGTPEPHSSLSEQRAGRFSMEQSPGFNNPQTPTSQASNKCGQNEKSRPSPSSNRSSQDNASKTPQRDSGGGPYAPSSVPSSCAGSVKSSCSVASTANTVSSGGMDDNNAETTLSGGPNSTSLPGPFPGPCSMTRPDNIPINPNQGPNGPMGTSTSSFDPISSLAQMSQQLTNTVGGGGGPGPGGPMGPNGGGMGPFGSGPHHMQHHHSMHPHAHPHMMMNDLGCHMDNMGGPGMGGPMEAMMGGGDFPPDMNLSPKMGGGPMGGPMGPMGPDGGMMGPRMGGPGKMPPFNGANVQVKASAPNTIQYLPTRPQMPCNSGPRGPPSLDFLQRVTNPMQMDSSKGGVQYFPGPRGMEMEGGMRGVMRAPGMLRMPHYPQGFNSPPKMAGDPFGGPGPNPMCGPNFRGVKGGMGPGNVRMGTGQPLPPSMGGPNPGFKGQGFSVPSTADPNYAAQFHNFQQQLYATGSRAAQPHPGYPPYQPSK
- the LOC126377817 gene encoding collagen alpha-1(I) chain isoform X5, translated to MIKEKEKGGGARLKDEPSDPAEPGHGSRPPSASLPTPAALKKEPDEPQHRVKMEPHSQSGGDDPSADLGVDGIKTEIDGLMENDGDPTKSPSCEMGGPGSLKSERLSSDSNDILDPQTGLRGSTGNMQDGNQNCRNPNGGPENMGSCRMGNTGGMGPGVSMGPMSASEAQTLPSNVISKQAGSMEQSQIFVFSTLLANKGAESVISGQHHSIIAYHCAQPGTKKYLEKHPLKMGQFNKQSPAQWLNNLAMAKTRGGMRGGPNMMGGPNQMGHMMGGPMGPNMGPMGHAGMGHMGPNMMGPNRMGGPGNQMMMMKGGPGQMGQMGPGMGPMDGFPGGTPSCGVMDGLGADGEMPWDTKNPSVMANGMPNGCGPMPPCSEGGPAPSDPATSGPPDTNTSSEPCQQGPKGVKIPDENLTPQQRQHREEQLATIRKMQQMLFPESGGPNPNQGPNDNNQPPNDINPPNSNANMNMPFPPMSGMGPNGPMGSGPNGPMVSMPNSMNSGPSCTMSGPMGPNGPMGPNGPMGPGPMGPGGPMGGPMGGMGGPGGMGMGGHGSMGPNGMMGPNGPMMPGMGPNGPMGPMGPCGMKGIRGPCGGPDMKGGMCTDMHMGRGCGGPMGRMPNPMGGMGGPKPCMMGGPHMGPRMMPGPNINAMNGGIMMDGGMMGGMVGHGDCGPDHHSMPNGPMCDEYGRGRNMGPGDPGGLGPGMHKGGLRSPKSPATDIDWQKIHHQFFDDPKSMDNELSTQVKSPCSERGGCLPPPPYGASPLHRSASVPIATQSPGHGSVQMPMSAEASRAGSGLNSPAHCKPGGQKQDAPEILEKLDDGVFVRTLQCLAAQQQKNQQSHSKEPSLMPVPSPQQISYLNQFEGQELTIQKQPNTSLKDNGPPSNSGGQTPQSSSNQKSPAGMMPGTPEPHSSLSEQRAGRFSMEQSPGFNNPQTPTSQASNKCDEKSRPSPSSNRSSQDNASKTPQRDSGGGPYAPSSVPSSCAGSVKSSCSVASTANTVSSGGMDDNNAETTLSGGPNSTSLPGPFPGPCSMTRPDNIPINPNQGPNGPMGTSTSSFDPISSLAQMSQQLTNTVGGGGGPGPGGPMGPNGGGMGPFGSGPHHMQHHHSMHPHAHPHMMMNDLGCHMDNMGGPGMGGPMEAMMGGGDFPPDMNLSPKMGGGPMGGPMGPMGPDGGMMGPRMGGPGKMPPFNGANVQVKASAPNTIQYLPTRPQMPCNSGPRGPPSLDFLQRVTNPMQMDSSKGGVQYFPGPRGMEMEGGMRGVMRAPGMLRMPHYPQGFNSPPKMAGDPFGGPGPNPMCGPNFRGVKGGMGPGNVRMGTGQPLPPSMGGPNPGFKGQGFSVPSTADPNYAAQFHNFQQQLYATGSRAAQPHPGYPPYQPSK